A genome region from Vanessa cardui chromosome 24, ilVanCard2.1, whole genome shotgun sequence includes the following:
- the LOC124540116 gene encoding vesicular inhibitory amino acid transporter, with amino-acid sequence MLNLGRIKLPPLKNVLDVAMQTVRQQVPDKPGPPQRPPQNVRFANMDMGESCELSTMNETTSPTYQSTNPTNPFLSGELQAEDSFTSYQNTYPQQDGAPRTQSMQSVDFYASSEEGGFEEGGGKPGAKINEFQAAWNVTNAIQGMFVVSLPFAVLQGGYWAIAAMIGIAHICCYTGKILVECLYEDDPVSGQRVRVRDSYVSIAKECFGRKYGAKIVNIAQIIELLMTCILYVVVCGDLMIGTFPDGSIDTRSWMMLIGIFLLPLAFLKSLKSVSMLSFWCTMSHLIINAIVLGYCILYIGDWGWSKVKWSLDFENFPISLGVIVFSYTSQIFLPTLEGNMEDRSRFEWMLNWSHIAAAAFKSIFGYLCFLTFQNDTQQVITNNLRSAGFKGLVNFFLVVKAVLSYPLPYYAACDLMERVLFRGKPKTIFPPIYALDGELKVWGLAWRLGVIMFTILMAIFIPHFAILMGFIGSFTGTMLSFIWPAYFHLKLKGNQLETTTIAYDYFIIALGVLFGIIGMWDSGSALVKAFKIGLPF; translated from the exons atgctCAACCTCGGGCGTATCAAGTTGCCGCCGCTCAAAAATGTACTGGATGTGGCTATGCAGACTGTTAGGCAGCAAGTGCCTGACAAGCCTGGCCCTCCACAACGTCCTCCTCAAAATGTTCGATTTGCAAATATGG ACATGGGAGAGAGCTGTGAACTGTCAACCATGAACGAGACGACTTCACCGACGTACCAATCTACTAATCCAACAAATCCATTCCTGAGTGGAGAACTGCAGGCTGAAGATTCTTTTACCAGCTACCAGAACACCTACCCTCAGCAAGATGGAGCACCGAG GACTCAAAGTATGCAAAGCGTTGATTTTTACGCTTCATCTGAAGAAGGTGGCTTTGAAGAAGGAGGTGGTAAGCCAGGTGCGAAGATTAATGAGTTCCAAGCCGCTTGGAATGTCACCAACGCAATTcag GGTATGTTCGTGGTTTCGTTGCCTTTTGCAGTGCTGCAAGGTGGATATTGGGCAATAGCTGCTATGATTGGAATAGCTCACATCTGCTGTTACACAGGTAAGATTCTCGTTGAATGCCTGTACGAAGATGACCCAGTTTCCGGCCAGCGAGTGCGTGTTCGTGATTCTTACGTTAGCATTGCCAAGGAGTGCTTTGGAAGAAAATACGGTGCAAAAATCGTGAACATCGCTCAAATCATCGAGCTTCTCATGACTTGTATCCTATACGTCGTTGTATGTGGTGATCTGATGATCGGTACCTTTCCTGATGGTTCTATTGATACACGTTCTTGGATGATGTTGATCGGTATATTCTTGTTACCGCTCGCTTTCTTGAAGTCACTCAAAAGTGTCAGTATGTTATCCTTCTGGTGTACCATGAGCCATCTCATCATCAATGCAATTGTACTCGGTTACTGCATCCTTTATATCGGCGACTGGGGTTGGTCGAAAGTCAAATGGTCTTTGGATTTTGAAAACTTCCCCATCAGCTTGGGTGTTATTGTATTCTCTTACACGTCACAAATTTTCCTGCCCACACTAGAAGGCAACATGGAAGATAGATCTCGTTTCGAATGGATGTTAAACTGGTCACATATAGCAGCAGCGGCTTTTAAGTCCATCTTCGGGTATCTATGCTTCTTGACCTTTCAAAACGACACTCAGCAGGTTATAACAAATAACCTTCGTTCTGCTGGATTCAAAGGGTTGGTAAATTTCTTCTTGGTTGTCAAAGCGGTACTGAGTTACCCATTGCCATATTACGCGGCATGTGATCTAATGGAAAGAGTTTTGTTCAGAGGCAAGCCAAAGACAATATTTCCTCCAATTTATGCTTTAGATGGAGAATTGAAGGTATGGGGACTGGCTTGGAGATTAGGAGTGATCATGTTCACGATTCTAATGGCTATATTTATTCCCCATTTCGCTATCCTCATGGGTTTCATTGGCAGTTTCACGGGCACCATGTTGAGTTTCATATGGCCGGCCTACTTCCACCTTAAATTGAAGGGCAATCAATTGGAAACAACAACTATTGCTTATGACTACTTCATCATAGCCCTTGGCGTGTTATTCGGCATCATTGGAATGTGGGACTCGGGGTCTGCTCTCGTGAAAGCTTTTAAAATCGGCTTGCCGTTCTAA
- the LOC124540211 gene encoding uncharacterized protein LOC124540211: MCLRIVRLVVILLFSLCFTRIINAYDVRNHPCCQEPSENISLAMIIDAYEIYGHDPTDKLDHLAHYQIEMMKIKRAPDQYIINEHVHIATDHLARFITMHIKELKVLLIALDDTIDNMLTMYDNHNAIKTERVATYNSGAGGAVPSEFYLSQEFYCGKNVYIFMSELYSDIYNIGRGVTPHCRGRGFHFLGFVHFMDDNKYFLEEDPSVVFEMDNYIHGLECHLGICIFRFPFKKSLQHVRDVSSLPKAIVKCGLVMYKLPPLTAVSCIITSGSFILDFNIQGIRFRHYDYMLFLPNGHTYYTKEKFTPLVCDHHVCEWNNTNFYGGPFIIPGDPGTGLSPIPPFIEQTTEAYHLSTEPPGHEFANITYSLDGCWFMFPPNYGSIAGVSYLDPLTVNEYRYTCSGAGNNKGLYWYPQWMGAPPHHPYQRSGDTPSDLSAGVPGPFYPHLQDIQSELNLPSRKNGNE; encoded by the exons ATGTGCCTACGTATTGTTCGGCTAGTagtaattttactattttcattatGTTTTACCAGAATTATA AATGCTTACGATGTTCGAAATCACCCGTGCTGTCAAGAGCCGAGCGAGAATATATCGCTGGCAATGATCATCGACGCTTATGAGATCTACGGCCACGATCCCACCGACAAGCTGGACCACTTGGCTCATTATCAGATCGAAATGATGAAGATTAAGAGAGCTCCGGATCAG TACATAATCAATGAACACGTGCATATTGCAACGGATCATCTCGCAAGGTTTATCACTATGCACATTAAGGAATTAAAG gtTTTATTAATCGCTTTGGACGATACAATAGACAATATGTTGACGATGTACGATAATCACAATGCTATAAAGACAGAAAGGGTTGCCACATATAACTCTGGAGCAGGAGGCGCTGTTCCAtctgaattttatttaagtcaAG AATTTTACTGTGGTaagaatgtatatatatttatgtccgAGCTGTACAGCGATATATACAACATCGGTAGAGGTGTCACTCCCCACTGCAGGGGTCGTGGCTTCCATTTCTTGGGCTTTGTCCACTTCATGGACGACAACAAGTACTTCCTGGAAGAAGATCCGAGTGTCGTGTTCGAAATGGACAATTACATACACGGATTGGAATGTCATCTGGGCATTTGCATATTTAG atttccattcaagaagagCCTTCAGCACGTCAGGGACGTCTCGTCGCTTCCGAAGGCGATTGTAAAATGTGGCCTCGTGATGTACAAGCTGCCGCCATTAACAGCTGTTTCGTGTATCATCACGTCGGGCTCGTTTATATTGGACTTCAATATTCAAGGCATTCGCTTTAGACACTACGATTATATGTTG TTTCTACCAAACGGACACACATACTACACGAAAGAGAAGTTCACCCCTCTTGTATGCGACCACCACGTGTGCGAGTGGAATAACACTAACTTTTACGGAG GTCCCTTTATCATCCCGGGAGATCCTGGCACGGGACTGTCCCCTATACCCCCATTCATCGAACAGACTACAGAAGCGTACCACCTCTCCACCGAACCTCCAGGACATGAATTTGCAAATATAACCT ATTCGTTAGACGGTTGCTGGTTCATGTTTCCGCCAAACTACGGCTCCATCGCCGGCGTCAGCTACCTCGATCCGCTCACCGTTAACGAGTATAGATACACATGCTCGGGCGCAGGAAACAATAAG GGTCTATATTGGTATCCCCAATGGATGGGGGCGCCCCCTCATCATCCATATCAACGTTCCGGGGACACACCATCAGATCTGAGCGCAGGCGTGCCGGGTCCGTTTTACCCTCACTTGCAAGATATACAATCGGAGCTAAATTTACCGTCGCGAAAGAATGGAAACGAATaa